Proteins encoded by one window of Halorubrum ruber:
- a CDS encoding DUF7110 family protein, whose protein sequence is MTGRVFRLHSTLELPLEDVETYFDEDPDLPEEIDDIDITRRNNTLIIKALSDDESISKYTPTAQLKASVTETRVWEEEPPRAGGPQWMDDEEEEIPSELVEFACFKGDRETVLQNSALQYPMFRVLRKIATLSEKGTLTAITEEDGELEATRIVEGEPRPASIEVVESPQGAGEGDGGVNWRDNEFISE, encoded by the coding sequence ATGACAGGCCGCGTGTTCCGACTTCATTCGACGCTCGAACTGCCCCTCGAAGACGTAGAGACGTACTTCGACGAAGACCCCGATCTGCCGGAGGAGATCGACGACATCGACATCACGCGTCGAAACAACACACTCATCATCAAGGCCCTGTCCGACGACGAGTCGATCAGCAAGTACACGCCCACGGCGCAGCTGAAGGCGTCGGTCACGGAGACCCGAGTCTGGGAGGAGGAGCCGCCGCGCGCCGGCGGCCCGCAGTGGATGGACGACGAGGAGGAGGAGATCCCCTCCGAGCTCGTCGAGTTCGCCTGCTTCAAGGGCGACCGCGAGACCGTCCTCCAGAACTCCGCGCTCCAGTACCCCATGTTCCGGGTGCTCCGCAAGATCGCGACGCTCTCCGAGAAGGGGACGCTGACCGCGATCACCGAGGAGGACGGCGAGCTCGAGGCGACGCGGATCGTCGAGGGCGAGCCCCGCCCCGCCAGCATCGAGGTCGTCGAGAGCCCGCAGGGCGCCGGCGAGGGCGACGGCGGCGTCAACTGGCGCGACAACGAGTTCATC
- a CDS encoding glutaredoxin family protein, with product MTFSPETDADPEEIEARVENTIADNDVVLFMKGNRLMPQCGYSKRAVELISQHVEEFETVDVLPALPQYREALESHSDWETIPQTFVDGEFVGGSDVLAELDERGELAAELGAE from the coding sequence ATGACGTTCAGCCCCGAAACGGACGCCGACCCCGAGGAGATCGAAGCGCGCGTCGAGAACACCATCGCCGACAACGACGTGGTGCTGTTCATGAAGGGGAATCGCCTGATGCCCCAGTGCGGCTACTCGAAGCGCGCCGTCGAGCTCATCTCGCAGCACGTCGAGGAGTTCGAGACGGTCGACGTGCTGCCCGCGCTCCCGCAGTACCGCGAGGCGCTCGAGTCGCACAGCGACTGGGAGACGATCCCGCAGACGTTCGTCGACGGGGAGTTCGTCGGCGGCAGCGACGTGCTCGCCGAACTCGACGAGCGCGGCGAACTCGCCGCCGAGCTGGGCGCGGAGTGA
- the gfcR gene encoding transcriptional regulator GfcR produces the protein MKNVDDLIDSAAELAERGLSKGEIADELNVSRETASWLVERGGGAESPEAADATASADIHVDWSALGRDSTRLGYAASAMADLLAKQGEEVDLTVGIEKAGAPLATAVADRLDTDLGTYAPAKHQWEEGDIDEHGGGFSRNFAAIRNRDCYVVDDIITSGTTMRESIDAIREQGGEPVACVVLVDKMGYDEIDGVPVYSLVDVVRVDRDE, from the coding sequence ATGAAGAACGTTGACGACCTCATCGACAGCGCGGCCGAGCTCGCGGAGCGGGGGCTCTCGAAGGGCGAAATCGCAGACGAGCTGAACGTCTCCCGGGAGACGGCGAGCTGGTTGGTCGAGCGCGGCGGCGGGGCGGAGAGCCCGGAGGCCGCGGACGCGACCGCCTCCGCCGACATCCACGTCGACTGGTCGGCGCTCGGGCGCGACTCGACTCGCCTCGGCTACGCGGCCAGCGCGATGGCGGACCTGCTCGCCAAGCAGGGCGAGGAGGTCGACCTGACGGTCGGCATCGAGAAGGCCGGCGCGCCGCTCGCGACCGCGGTCGCGGACCGGCTCGACACCGACCTCGGCACGTACGCGCCCGCGAAACACCAGTGGGAGGAGGGGGACATCGACGAGCACGGCGGCGGCTTCTCGCGGAACTTCGCCGCGATCCGGAACCGCGACTGCTACGTCGTCGACGACATCATCACCTCGGGGACGACGATGCGGGAGTCGATCGACGCGATCCGCGAGCAGGGCGGCGAGCCCGTCGCGTGCGTCGTCCTCGTCGACAAGATGGGGTACGACGAGATCGACGGCGTCCCCGTCTACTCGCTCGTCGACGTCGTCCGCGTCGACCGCGACGAGTAG
- a CDS encoding glucose 1-dehydrogenase produces the protein MNAIAVYEGADEPVVTAKPRPEPAPGEALVRTLRVGVDGTDHEVIAGGHGGAPAGEDHLVLGHEAVGVVEDPNDTPFEAGDVVVPTVRRPPNGANEYFARGEPDMAPEGEYHERGIVGAHGFMAEYFTSPAEFLVEIPPALAEWGFLVEPISIAEKAIEHAYASRSAFGWEPESALVLGNGSLGLLTVATLDEEFDRIYCLGRRERPDPTIEIIESLGATYVNSNETSVPEVPEAYEPMDFVFEATGYAPHAFETIEALAPNGVGALLGVPGDWEFEIDGGRLHREFVLHNKALVGSVNSGYGHFESAVESLAGLSESFLGDLVTGVHGLDEFEAAFADDDTTIKTAVEFGAYEER, from the coding sequence ATGAACGCGATTGCCGTCTACGAGGGAGCCGACGAACCGGTCGTGACAGCGAAGCCGCGACCGGAGCCCGCGCCCGGCGAGGCGCTGGTTCGGACCCTGCGGGTCGGCGTGGACGGGACCGACCACGAGGTCATCGCCGGCGGCCACGGCGGGGCGCCCGCGGGCGAGGACCACCTCGTGTTGGGCCACGAGGCGGTCGGCGTGGTCGAGGACCCGAACGACACGCCGTTCGAGGCCGGCGACGTCGTCGTCCCGACGGTTCGCCGGCCGCCGAACGGCGCCAACGAGTACTTCGCGCGCGGCGAGCCAGACATGGCGCCCGAGGGGGAGTACCACGAGCGCGGCATCGTCGGCGCACACGGCTTCATGGCCGAGTACTTCACCAGCCCGGCGGAGTTCCTCGTCGAGATCCCGCCGGCGCTCGCCGAGTGGGGGTTCCTCGTCGAGCCGATCTCGATCGCGGAGAAGGCGATCGAGCACGCGTACGCCAGTCGGTCGGCGTTCGGCTGGGAGCCCGAGTCGGCCCTCGTGCTGGGTAACGGGTCGCTCGGCCTCCTGACGGTCGCGACCCTCGACGAGGAGTTCGATCGGATCTACTGTCTCGGGCGCCGCGAGCGCCCCGACCCGACGATCGAGATCATCGAGTCGCTGGGGGCGACGTACGTGAACTCCAACGAGACGTCGGTCCCGGAGGTCCCGGAGGCGTACGAGCCGATGGACTTCGTCTTCGAGGCGACCGGCTACGCGCCCCACGCCTTCGAGACGATCGAGGCGCTCGCGCCCAACGGCGTCGGGGCGCTGCTCGGCGTCCCGGGCGACTGGGAGTTCGAGATCGACGGCGGCCGCCTCCACCGCGAGTTCGTCCTCCACAACAAGGCGCTCGTCGGCAGCGTCAACTCCGGATACGGGCACTTCGAGTCGGCCGTCGAGTCGCTTGCGGGGCTCTCGGAGTCGTTCCTCGGCGATCTCGTGACGGGCGTCCACGGGCTCGACGAGTTCGAGGCCGCGTTCGCGGATGACGACACGACTATTAAAACGGCGGTCGAATTCGGCGCATATGAAGAACGTTGA